A region of Vitis riparia cultivar Riparia Gloire de Montpellier isolate 1030 chromosome 1, EGFV_Vit.rip_1.0, whole genome shotgun sequence DNA encodes the following proteins:
- the LOC117918726 gene encoding 10 kDa chaperonin, mitochondrial-like → MAKRLIPTLNRVLVEKIIPPSKTSAGILLPEKSPQLNSGKVIAVGPGLRDREGKVIPVGVKEGDTVLLPEYGGSQIKLDDKEFHLYRDEDILGTLHD, encoded by the exons ATGGCGAAGCGTCTGATTCCGACTCTGAACCGAGTTTTGGTGGAGAAGATCATTCCTCCATCCAAAACCTCAGCTGGTATTCTTCTTCCGGAGAAGTCCCCC CAGCTGAACTCTGGGAAAGTGATAGCAGTAGGACCTGGTCTACGTGATAGAGAAGGGAAAGTGATTCCAGTCGGTGTGAAGGAAGGGGACACTGTTCTTTTACCTGAATATGGGGGCTCCCAAATCAAGCTTGACGACAAAGA GTTTCATTTGTATAGGGATGAGGACATCCTGGGTACTCTGCATGATTGA